The Cucumis melo cultivar AY chromosome 5, USDA_Cmelo_AY_1.0, whole genome shotgun sequence genome has a segment encoding these proteins:
- the LOC127149534 gene encoding uncharacterized protein LOC127149534 — protein sequence MALQRVKTVFHGRWIESCRYIDYRLLDVYVSVSSSFQEFVNCIQHRLFPNSEVSICRLTLYWKDGNNSKLIRIVDDKDVSWIMLVLSKLPDNDLLIVVDTAPTTDIGNTPYMSSEVPRTEDSRTENVIIDLNAFESPNTVIHIRVGSMFRQKSVLKKAIYMLALNSSFELVTVRSNRTSFDIRCKDPSCPWGTPEDSYAMLSAFSDALIRNNPGTYTAEEADDEAMKNKYLGTLISACTIDGNSQIVPLAFAVVDLENDLSWSWFFRNLKAVFGEHNEMVIVSDAHKSIENGFNVVYEITKHGLCAFHLLKNLKKNHKSLPMEDSFNKCARAYTPLEFEYYMRQLEQLSPSMRHELEAVGRHKWAKAFFRRKRYQVITTNISESMNSTLKEQRELPVIGLLESIRSLIQKWFYERRTKWSFQRTQLSIYAEDMIRESLVQSRSMNIYPVDQHEFEVHDRKEQFVVNILNWTCSFRQWDLDLIPCSLTCIALSTRNLNLHLYTDKFYYVSNLINLYKKGTRPIGTVNQIRNTHQGGNDGILPPQVKRLAGRPEKKRLLHS from the exons ATGGCTTTGCAACGAGTGAAGACCGTATTCCATGGTAGATGGATCGAATCATGCCGATATATTGACTATCGCCTCCTTGATGTATATGTTTCAGTTTCATcctcgtttcaagaatttgtaaaTTGTATCCAACATAGACTTTTTCCAAATTCAGAAGTTTCTATCTGTAGGTTGACCCTTTACTGGAAAGATGGCAACAATTCGAAACTCATTCGGATTGTGGATGATAAGGATGTGTCTTGGATTATGTTAGTTTTATCAAAATTGCCGGACAATGATCTACTCATTGTTGTCGACACCGCACCTACTACGGATATTGGAAATACCCCTTATATGAGCAGCGAAGTACCTAGAACCGAAGACTCACGTACTGAAAATGTAATTATTGATCTCAATGCATTTGAATCACCAAATACTGTTATACACATTAGAGTTGGATCCATGTTTAGACAAAAATCAGTTTTGAAAAAAGCTATTTATATGCTCGCTTTGAATAGTAGTTTTGAATTAGTTACTGTTAGGTCCAACCGTACATCATTCGACATCAGATGTAAGGATCCATCTTGCCCCTG GGGTACTCCGGAGGACTCATATGCCATGTTGTCTGCCTTTTCGGATGCACTGATCCGAAACAACCCAG GTACATATACGGCTGAAGAAGCGGATGATGAAG CTATGAAGAACAAATATCTTGGTACCCTCATATCTGCTTGTACTATTGATGGAAACTCTCAAATTGTGCCACTAGCTTTTGCTGTCGTTGATTTAGAGAATGATTTGTCATGGTCATGGTTTTTTCGAAACCTTAAAGCCGTTTTTGGGGAACATAATGAGATGGTAATTGTTTCTGATGCTCACAAAAGTATAGAAAATGGGTTTAATGTCGTTTATGAAATAACTAAACATGGATTATGTGCATTCCATTTGTTGAAGAACTTGAAAAAGAACCATAAATCACTTCCCATGGAGGACTCATTCAATAAATGTGCCAGAGCGTATACACCACTGGAATTTGAGTACTACATGAGGCAACTCGAACAACTATCTCCATCAATGAGGCATGAGTTGGAAGCAGTGGGAAGACATAAGTGGGCCAAGGCATTTTTTAGGAGAAAAAGATATCAGGTTATTACAACCAACATCTCTGAAAGTATGAACTCTACCTTGAAAGAACAACGAGAATTGCCTGTAATTGGACTTCTAGAATCTATCCGTAGTTTGATTCAAAAATGGTTCTATGAACGTCGTACCAAATGGAGTTTCCAACGCACACAACTTTCAATATATGCAGAAGATATGATTCGAGAATCCTTGGTGCAGAGCCGCTCAATGAAT ATATATCCTGTAGACCAACATGAATTTGAAGTCCACGATCGTAAGGAACAATTTGTcgttaacattttaaattggACATGTTCATTTCGTCAATGGGACCTTGATTTGATCCCTTGTTCACTTACATGTATAGCATTGTCCACAAGGAATCTTAATCTCCATTTATACACCGATAAGTTCTACTATGTCTCAAATTTGATAAACCTGTACAAGAAGGGGACGCGTCCTATTGGTACTGTAAACCAAATTAGGAATACCCACCAAGGTGGCAATGATGGAATACTTCCACCGCAGGTTAAACGTCTAGCTGGAAGACCCGAAAAGAAGAGGTTACTTCATTCTTAG
- the LOC103504445 gene encoding salicylate carboxymethyltransferase-like: MLHVNGGEGEMSYANNSLLSRKVLSSTWLIAKEAISKFCHQSNFPTTTFTMAELGCSCGPNALLIASNLVERVEEIRKRLQKNALEYQILLNDLHGNDFNAIFRSLPSFLEELKTKIGAHDSDFGPCFFNGVPGSFYFRLFPTNSVHFFHSTYTLHWLSRVPEGIENKNKGKIFISSTSPKSVVEAYYKQFQMDFSMFLKCRAEELVIDGHMILTMLGRTSEEPWSKECTSFWEFLSLALNTMVAEGLVEEEKVVSFNIPNYMPSPGEVEVEVLKEGRFSIRHLQVSRIDWDFRDDVETSHDFSKCVRSVIESFLVSHFGEAIIDELFRRYKKIIVEKRSKERLQLTNLTFSLIKVK, encoded by the exons ATGTTGCATGTAAATGGAGGAGAGGGAGAAATGAGCTATGCCAACAACTCCTTACTTTCG AGAAAGGTGTTGTCCTCAACATGGCTAATAGCAAAGGAAGCCATTTCCAAATTTTGTCATCAAAGCAACTTTCCAACCACCACTTTCACCATGGCGGAGTTGGGATGTTCTTGTGGCCCAAACGCTCTGTTGATTGCTTCCAATTTAGTGGAGCGAGTGGAAGAGATTCGTAAAAGGCTTCAAAAAAATGCTTTGGAGTATCAAATTCTGCTGAATGATCTACATGGAAATGACTTCAATGCTATATTTAGATCCTTACCAAGTTTCTTGGAAGAGTTGAAAACCAAAATTGGAGCTCATGATTCTGATTTTGGTCCATGTTTTTTTAATGGGGTGCCTGGTTCTTTCTATTTCAGACTTTTTCCAACAAATTCTGTCCATTTCTTTCATTCCACATACACCCTCCATTGGCTCTCTCGG GTCCCTGAAGGAATAGAGAATAAAAACAAAGGGAAGATATTCATAAGCAGTACAAGTCCAAAGAGTGTGGTTGAAGCTTATTACAAACAATTTCAAATGGACTTTTCCATGTTCTTAAAGTGCCGTGCTGAAGAACTAGTAATTGATGGACATATGATTCTCACAATGTTAGGAAGAACAAGTGAAGAACCATGGAGCAAAGAATGTACTTCTTTTTGGGAGTTCTTGTCTTTGGCTCTAAACACCATGGTGGCCGAG GGACTtgtggaagaagaaaaagtggTCTCGTTCAATATACCAAACTATATGCCGTCTCCAGGAGAAGTAGAAGTGGAAGTGTTAAAGGAAGGAAGGTTTAGTATCCGTCATCTTCAAGTTTCAAGAATTGATTGGGACTTTCGTGATGATGTAGAAACAAGTCATGATTTTTCAAAATGTGTTCGATCCGTGATTGAATCATTTCTAGTTTCTCATTTTGGAGAAGCCATTATTGACGAACTATTTCGTAGATATAAAAAGATTATTGTAGAGAAGAGATCAAAAGAGAGACTTCAGCTTACCAACCTAACTTTTTCTCTAATCAAAGTAAAATGA